The Sinomonas sp. P10A9 genome includes a window with the following:
- a CDS encoding GNAT family N-acetyltransferase: MAERRASESKPFEIADALPDDAEAILAVKDAGWREAYADLLPAEFLAGGLGAGPERTERWRGFMTPDAAGRFALARCGGRVVGFAGAGPARDDDAPAPEQLYAVYVLAEMHGTGAGRALVERVLGDRPACLWVFEDNPRARAFYAKLGFAPDGARKLDQFGGRFLAEIRMSRVV; the protein is encoded by the coding sequence GTGGCTGAGCGGAGAGCCTCAGAGTCGAAACCCTTCGAGATCGCGGACGCCCTGCCCGACGACGCCGAGGCCATCCTCGCCGTCAAGGATGCCGGCTGGCGCGAGGCCTACGCCGACCTCCTTCCGGCCGAATTCCTGGCCGGCGGCCTCGGTGCGGGGCCCGAGCGCACGGAGCGGTGGCGAGGGTTCATGACGCCCGACGCCGCCGGCCGGTTTGCGCTCGCCCGTTGCGGCGGGCGCGTGGTCGGCTTTGCGGGCGCGGGGCCGGCGCGGGACGACGACGCCCCGGCGCCCGAGCAGCTCTACGCCGTGTACGTGCTCGCCGAGATGCACGGAACCGGGGCTGGCCGAGCATTGGTCGAGCGTGTCTTGGGCGACCGCCCCGCGTGCCTGTGGGTGTTCGAGGACAACCCGCGCGCCCGGGCCTTCTACGCCAAGCTAGGGTTCGCACCGGACGGCGCCCGCAAGCTGGATCAGTTCGGCGGCCGGTTCCTCGCGGAGATCCGCATGTCCCGGGTGGTGTAG
- a CDS encoding alcohol dehydrogenase catalytic domain-containing protein has translation MKALVYHGPHRKEWEDVPDPVIHGPADAIVRMEATTITGTDLHILKGDAPSVPVGRILGHEGVGVVTEVGPECRKVRVGDVVIISSITKCMGCDSCLSGLTSYCETLGGIGWVFGHLIDGTQAEYVRVPFAENGLVPLPRGVTVEQGTVLSDMLPTGYEIGVLYGGVGEGDEVAVIGAGPAGLASIMTAGALGASRIIAVDRNDYRLERALKCGATDTVRVADGVDLGAAVRALSRDGLGVDVAVETVGLPRTYAEALDTIRPGGRVANAGVHGKPAVFPPDRDWIANLTVMTGLDSEAEEPDLLERIADREIDPAKLVTHRFPFARILDAYEVLGNADARRAIRVIVGSGK, from the coding sequence ATGAAGGCGCTTGTGTACCACGGTCCGCACCGGAAGGAGTGGGAGGACGTCCCCGATCCGGTGATCCATGGGCCCGCGGATGCGATTGTCCGCATGGAGGCCACGACGATCACCGGCACCGACCTGCACATCCTCAAGGGGGACGCGCCGTCCGTGCCCGTGGGCCGGATCCTGGGCCACGAGGGTGTCGGCGTCGTGACCGAGGTTGGCCCGGAGTGCCGGAAGGTCCGCGTGGGCGACGTCGTGATCATCTCGTCCATCACCAAGTGCATGGGCTGCGATTCCTGCCTGTCGGGGCTGACCTCGTACTGCGAGACTCTCGGCGGGATCGGATGGGTCTTCGGCCATCTCATCGATGGCACACAGGCGGAATACGTGCGGGTGCCGTTCGCGGAGAACGGGCTCGTCCCACTGCCCCGCGGCGTGACCGTCGAGCAGGGCACCGTGCTCAGCGACATGCTGCCCACCGGGTACGAGATCGGCGTGCTCTACGGCGGCGTGGGCGAGGGGGACGAGGTGGCGGTGATCGGTGCCGGACCGGCGGGGCTGGCCTCGATCATGACTGCCGGCGCGCTCGGGGCCTCGAGGATCATCGCCGTGGACCGCAACGACTACCGGCTCGAGAGGGCGCTCAAGTGCGGGGCCACGGACACGGTCAGGGTCGCGGACGGGGTCGACCTCGGAGCGGCGGTCAGGGCGCTCAGCCGCGACGGCCTCGGCGTCGACGTCGCCGTCGAGACCGTCGGCCTGCCGAGGACCTACGCCGAGGCGCTCGACACGATCAGGCCCGGCGGCCGTGTGGCCAACGCCGGTGTGCACGGCAAGCCCGCGGTCTTCCCGCCGGACCGAGACTGGATCGCCAACCTCACCGTCATGACCGGACTCGACAGTGAGGCGGAGGAGCCAGACCTCCTCGAGCGCATCGCCGACCGCGAGATCGATCCGGCCAAGCTCGTCACGCACCGGTTCCCGTTCGCCAGGATCCTCGACGCGTACGAGGTGCTCGGGAACGCGGACGCCAGACGCGCCATCAGGGTGATCGTCGGGTCGGGGAAGTGA
- a CDS encoding spermidine synthase, with protein sequence MARAAAGGPVAGIYPISTGTAELVQDGDSPDGWLLKINGVQSSHIVLSDPLRLDFEYMRWIVALIEDRFEPHAVDRLRVLHQGGGGCTMPRYLAARYPEGRQVVVELDAQLAEYVREWFDLPKAPLVRLRVGEAREVTESLTPATRDVVIRDVFAGARTPDPLTTVEFIGASARLLDTGGLFVANIGSAPNHITARAEAAAIAAVFPHTAIVSDPAMLKGRRYGNIIAAGSTTPILASPGMRRRLLGGGVPAQFWDDAQVRAWIGAAEARRDPSPGADTLDPDALP encoded by the coding sequence ATGGCGCGCGCTGCGGCCGGTGGCCCCGTTGCCGGCATCTACCCCATCAGCACGGGCACGGCGGAACTCGTCCAGGACGGCGACTCGCCCGACGGTTGGCTCCTGAAGATCAACGGGGTGCAGAGCTCGCACATCGTCCTCAGCGACCCCCTGCGGCTCGACTTCGAGTACATGCGCTGGATCGTGGCCCTCATCGAGGACCGCTTCGAGCCCCATGCGGTGGACAGGCTGCGGGTCCTCCACCAGGGCGGCGGCGGGTGCACGATGCCCCGCTACCTCGCGGCGCGCTATCCGGAAGGGCGGCAGGTCGTCGTCGAACTCGATGCGCAGCTCGCCGAGTACGTGCGCGAGTGGTTCGACCTGCCCAAGGCGCCGCTAGTGCGCCTCCGGGTCGGCGAGGCGCGGGAGGTGACGGAATCGCTCACGCCGGCCACGCGCGACGTCGTGATCCGTGACGTGTTCGCTGGCGCGCGGACGCCGGACCCGCTCACCACCGTCGAGTTCATCGGGGCATCCGCCCGGCTCCTCGACACGGGCGGACTGTTCGTCGCGAACATCGGCAGCGCACCGAACCACATCACGGCCCGTGCCGAGGCCGCGGCGATCGCAGCCGTGTTCCCGCACACCGCGATCGTCTCGGATCCGGCGATGCTCAAGGGACGTCGCTACGGCAACATCATCGCCGCCGGAAGCACGACGCCGATCCTCGCCTCGCCTGGGATGCGTCGCCGTCTCCTGGGCGGGGGCGTTCCTGCCCAGTTCTGGGACGACGCCCAGGTTCGGGCGTGGATCGGCGCGGCGGAGGCGCGCCGGGACCCGTCGCCTGGGGCAGACACCCTCGACCCGGACGCGCTGCCCTGA
- a CDS encoding DUF2316 family protein has protein sequence MSLTSAQRRQTSTDLAENLRRSGIPRGTVETDLGWTRERFDATLAVGSDVSPVDVWALRDYLDAALREDPDEAARWTVLTDRARTAATAWFPLD, from the coding sequence ATGTCACTGACCTCAGCCCAACGCCGGCAGACGAGCACGGATCTGGCAGAGAACCTGCGCCGCAGCGGCATCCCCCGCGGCACGGTCGAGACCGACCTCGGATGGACCCGTGAGCGGTTCGACGCAACCCTCGCGGTGGGGTCCGACGTCTCGCCGGTGGACGTGTGGGCCCTGCGCGACTACCTCGACGCAGCCCTCAGGGAAGACCCGGACGAAGCCGCCCGGTGGACCGTCCTGACCGACAGGGCCCGCACGGCCGCCACGGCCTGGTTCCCGCTCGACTGA
- a CDS encoding LysR family transcriptional regulator: protein MTSPSPELLLVLLEVSRSGKFTTAGEGLGLNHTTVARKISALEKALGGRVLARAAGGWELTPLGERAVGVAVQIAEAMGRLGQGEEDPVTGSVRMTATDGFSAYIASPAVAALRAEHPGLTVELITVTRRAMQQRSGVDIEVVVGEPQVHRAQAIRLGDYTLGMYASRDYLARHGRPQTPSEVARHGLVYFVDSMLQVDDLDAPRRLAPEMRDGLTSTNVFVHVEATRAGAGVGFLPCFMADRHEDLVRILPDYFSERLPYWMVLRADSYRQPTVAAVAEALQAQMEIARPMLLGSAPSGRAAGSAST, encoded by the coding sequence ATGACGTCGCCCTCGCCCGAGCTGCTGCTGGTCCTCCTCGAGGTCTCCCGTTCAGGGAAATTCACGACGGCGGGCGAGGGCCTCGGCCTCAACCACACGACCGTCGCCCGCAAGATCTCGGCGCTCGAGAAGGCCCTCGGCGGGCGCGTGCTCGCCCGCGCGGCGGGCGGCTGGGAGCTGACGCCGCTCGGCGAGCGCGCCGTGGGCGTCGCGGTACAGATCGCCGAGGCGATGGGCCGCCTCGGCCAAGGCGAAGAGGACCCGGTCACCGGCTCAGTACGCATGACGGCGACCGACGGCTTCAGCGCCTACATCGCATCCCCCGCCGTCGCGGCCCTGAGGGCCGAGCACCCGGGGCTGACCGTCGAGCTCATCACCGTGACACGGCGGGCGATGCAGCAGCGCTCGGGGGTGGACATCGAAGTCGTGGTGGGCGAGCCCCAGGTCCACCGCGCCCAGGCCATCCGGCTCGGCGACTACACGCTCGGGATGTACGCCTCGCGGGACTACCTCGCGAGGCACGGAAGGCCCCAGACGCCCAGCGAGGTCGCCCGCCACGGGCTCGTGTACTTTGTGGACTCGATGCTGCAGGTCGATGACCTCGACGCCCCCCGGCGCCTCGCCCCCGAGATGCGGGACGGCCTGACCTCGACCAACGTGTTCGTTCACGTCGAGGCCACCCGGGCCGGCGCCGGGGTGGGCTTCCTCCCCTGCTTCATGGCCGACCGCCACGAGGACCTCGTGCGCATCCTGCCCGACTACTTCAGCGAGCGGCTGCCCTACTGGATGGTCCTGCGCGCCGACTCCTACCGCCAGCCTACCGTGGCGGCTGTGGCCGAGGCGCTGCAGGCCCAGATGGAGATCGCCCGGCCCATGCTGCTCGGCAGCGCCCCAAGCGGGCGTGCCGCCGGCAGTGCCTCGACATAG
- a CDS encoding MFS transporter produces the protein MSVNQRSAGSAGSETSLLKKIVSASMAGTVVEWYDFFLYATASTIVFNKVLLPKMGNEYDAIIAAFLTYAVGFVARPLGGIVFGQIGDRIGRKQTLQITIILIGVATVLMGCLPTYAQIGAWAPILLVLLRFIQGLALGGEWGGAVLLVAEHAPDKSRAFWASWPQAAVPLGNVLATVVLWLMTTTLSNDAFLAWGWRVAFWLSAIVVVVGYYIRTKIDEAPIFQEAKAEMDSEKAAGYGVFEVLKRYPRGVLTGMGLRFAENIMYYLVVTFSIVYLGTGLKMNTGSILGVIAIAHICHFAIIPLVGRLADRVGRRPVYLVGTILGGTWGFWAFPAFGTKNTVVILVTIIVGLMFHALMYAGQPAIMSEMFPTRMRYSGVSISYQVTSIVAGSLAPVFATEWLKATGSWWPTAVYLAIAGVITLVAVLSLRETKGASLHALDAADAAKQRSEVPEAGARA, from the coding sequence ATGAGCGTGAACCAACGCTCCGCCGGTTCCGCCGGCTCCGAGACTTCGCTTCTCAAGAAGATCGTGTCGGCCTCGATGGCCGGCACGGTCGTCGAGTGGTACGACTTCTTCCTCTACGCGACCGCCTCGACGATCGTGTTCAACAAGGTGCTCCTGCCCAAGATGGGCAACGAGTACGACGCGATCATCGCCGCGTTCCTCACCTACGCCGTCGGCTTCGTGGCGCGCCCGCTCGGCGGCATCGTGTTCGGCCAGATCGGCGACCGGATCGGCCGCAAGCAGACGCTCCAGATCACGATCATCCTGATCGGCGTCGCGACGGTCCTCATGGGCTGCCTGCCCACCTACGCGCAGATCGGGGCGTGGGCGCCGATCCTCCTCGTTCTGCTCCGCTTCATCCAGGGCCTCGCGCTCGGCGGCGAATGGGGCGGTGCCGTCCTCCTGGTCGCGGAGCACGCACCTGACAAGAGCCGGGCGTTCTGGGCCTCGTGGCCGCAGGCCGCGGTCCCGCTCGGCAACGTCCTGGCCACCGTAGTCCTGTGGCTCATGACCACGACCCTCTCCAATGATGCGTTCCTGGCCTGGGGCTGGCGGGTCGCATTCTGGCTGTCCGCGATCGTCGTGGTCGTGGGCTACTACATCCGCACCAAGATCGACGAGGCCCCCATCTTCCAGGAGGCCAAGGCAGAGATGGACTCCGAGAAGGCGGCCGGCTACGGCGTGTTCGAGGTCCTCAAGCGGTACCCCAGGGGCGTCCTGACGGGCATGGGCCTCCGCTTCGCGGAGAACATCATGTACTACCTCGTTGTGACCTTCTCGATCGTGTACCTCGGCACCGGCCTGAAGATGAACACCGGGTCGATCCTCGGCGTCATTGCGATCGCCCACATCTGCCACTTCGCGATCATCCCCCTGGTCGGCCGCCTTGCCGACCGCGTGGGCCGCAGGCCCGTCTACCTCGTCGGCACGATCCTGGGCGGCACGTGGGGCTTCTGGGCCTTCCCTGCCTTCGGCACCAAGAACACCGTGGTGATCCTGGTGACCATCATCGTGGGCCTCATGTTCCACGCACTCATGTACGCGGGCCAGCCCGCCATCATGTCCGAGATGTTCCCGACCCGCATGCGCTACTCGGGCGTGTCGATCTCCTACCAGGTCACCTCGATCGTGGCGGGCTCGCTTGCCCCGGTCTTCGCCACGGAGTGGCTCAAGGCGACCGGTTCGTGGTGGCCGACGGCCGTGTACCTTGCGATCGCCGGAGTGATCACGCTCGTCGCGGTGCTCTCCCTGCGTGAGACCAAGGGTGCCTCGCTCCATGCGCTCGACGCCGCCGATGCGGCCAAGCAGCGCAGCGAGGTCCCCGAGGCGGGGGCCCGCGCGTGA
- a CDS encoding 3-hydroxybutyrate dehydrogenase, protein MSLEGRKALVTGGAAGIGAAVARGLAEKGAHVVVADLDGEAAQKLAADLGGSVWAVDLLDTMPLEDLRLDCDILVNNAGIQKIAPIEDYEPETFRRIQRLMVEAPFLLVRATLPHMYEKGWGRVINLSSVHGIRASAFKSAYVTAKHALEGLSKVTALEGAPHGVTSNCINPGYVRTALVEQQIKDQAETHGIPESEVLEKVMLTEMAVKRLVEPAEVASLACWLASDDAGMVTGASYTMDGGWSAR, encoded by the coding sequence GTGAGCCTCGAAGGACGCAAGGCCCTGGTCACGGGCGGCGCCGCCGGCATCGGCGCCGCCGTGGCCCGGGGGCTCGCCGAGAAGGGCGCGCACGTGGTGGTCGCCGACCTCGACGGCGAGGCCGCGCAGAAGCTGGCCGCGGATCTCGGGGGGAGCGTCTGGGCGGTCGACCTGCTCGACACGATGCCGCTCGAGGACCTGCGTCTGGACTGCGACATCCTCGTCAACAACGCCGGCATCCAGAAGATCGCGCCCATCGAGGACTACGAGCCGGAGACGTTCCGCCGGATCCAGCGGCTCATGGTCGAGGCACCGTTCCTGCTCGTCCGGGCGACACTGCCGCACATGTACGAGAAGGGTTGGGGGCGGGTCATCAACCTCAGCTCGGTGCACGGCATCCGCGCGTCCGCCTTCAAGAGCGCCTACGTGACCGCCAAGCATGCGCTCGAGGGGCTCTCGAAGGTGACCGCCCTCGAAGGCGCCCCGCACGGGGTGACGTCCAACTGCATCAACCCCGGGTACGTCCGCACGGCCCTCGTGGAGCAGCAGATCAAGGACCAGGCCGAGACCCACGGCATCCCCGAGTCGGAGGTCCTCGAGAAGGTCATGCTCACGGAGATGGCAGTCAAGCGGCTCGTCGAGCCCGCCGAGGTCGCCTCGCTCGCGTGCTGGCTCGCCTCGGACGACGCAGGGATGGTCACCGGCGCGAGCTACACGATGGACGGCGGCTGGTCGGCCCGGTAG
- a CDS encoding IclR family transcriptional regulator, which produces MPELDQKSKVPAAESTLRILRLLASRRGPQPASAIATQLGLPRSTVYHLLAVMEESGFVMHLKEEQRYGLGIGAFELSSAFSRQEPLSRLGRPVLAALVDAIGESAHLAVLHGRDVLYIAEERAKNRPSLVTDVGVRLPSHLTASGRAILAALPKSQVRALYPNAAAFSTRTDEGTQIRSYSTLQSELDQVRQRGYATEDGEITPGLASVAAAVLDHTGWPTAAVAVTFEGDRVPAERREDLARRVTRVAGELTARIYGRG; this is translated from the coding sequence ATGCCCGAGCTCGACCAGAAGTCCAAGGTGCCCGCCGCCGAGAGCACCCTGCGCATCCTGCGCCTGCTCGCCTCACGCCGTGGGCCGCAGCCGGCCTCCGCGATCGCGACACAGCTCGGCCTGCCGCGCTCCACGGTGTACCACCTCCTGGCGGTCATGGAGGAGAGCGGATTCGTCATGCATCTGAAGGAGGAGCAGCGCTACGGTCTAGGGATCGGGGCGTTCGAGCTCTCGAGCGCCTTCTCGCGCCAGGAGCCCCTCTCGCGTCTGGGCCGACCTGTGCTCGCGGCTCTCGTCGATGCGATCGGCGAGAGCGCGCACCTCGCCGTCCTGCACGGCCGGGACGTGCTGTACATCGCCGAAGAACGGGCCAAGAACCGGCCCTCCCTCGTCACCGACGTGGGTGTGCGCCTTCCGAGCCACCTCACGGCGAGCGGGCGGGCGATCCTCGCCGCGCTACCGAAGTCGCAGGTCCGCGCGCTCTACCCGAATGCCGCCGCGTTCTCGACCCGCACGGATGAAGGGACGCAGATCCGCTCGTACTCGACGCTCCAGTCCGAACTGGACCAGGTGAGGCAGCGCGGCTATGCCACCGAGGACGGTGAGATCACGCCGGGGCTCGCATCGGTCGCCGCCGCGGTCCTGGACCACACCGGGTGGCCCACGGCTGCCGTCGCCGTGACATTCGAGGGAGATCGTGTGCCTGCCGAGCGCCGCGAGGATCTCGCGAGGCGCGTCACGAGGGTCGCGGGCGAGCTCACGGCGAGGATCTACGGGCGCGGCTGA
- a CDS encoding LCP family protein — protein sequence MGEQARGTGRRFAPRRRRWPKVLAIVAIVVTLAAAGSAVYVAQLAARFNGNVRRSDALSRALTEQSASPSASAVPKLSKDTNVLIMGLDSRLDENGNPLPQDIQDALHAGDDSVGFYNANVLMLVHIPADGSQSTAVSIPRDDYVQTAGFPGAGFMAKVKEAYSYGFAAEQSTLLAQGKPNDDATYQSARDAGRAAEIATVSQFLGGVQIDHFVEITMVAFYQVALAIQPITVCVNRATQDTFSGADFRAGMQQINAQQAMSFVRQRRDTSDPTYNFTDLDRSRRQQAFIASVLHQLKQAGTLTDLPKMEAVLDAVSKNMAIDRGLDLLEFSQQASSLRGGNISFTTLPILGFGTSPEGASINLVDVGQIRATVRDLLAPKPPQPTTPPPAIPTPAASTPAASASASSESGGEASSGGTDSTGAAAPSSSLSPDAASTTASPAPTTYADWQGPLQGGGIPCVK from the coding sequence ATGGGGGAGCAGGCACGCGGTACAGGCCGCCGATTCGCGCCGCGCCGGCGCAGGTGGCCGAAGGTCTTGGCCATCGTGGCGATCGTGGTCACGCTCGCGGCCGCCGGCAGCGCCGTCTACGTGGCGCAGCTGGCGGCGAGGTTCAACGGCAACGTGCGCCGCTCGGACGCGCTGTCCCGCGCGCTCACGGAGCAGTCCGCTAGCCCCTCTGCCTCCGCCGTGCCGAAGCTGTCCAAGGACACCAACGTCCTCATCATGGGTCTCGACTCGAGGCTCGACGAGAACGGCAACCCCCTCCCGCAGGACATCCAGGACGCGCTGCACGCAGGTGACGACAGCGTGGGCTTCTACAACGCGAACGTGCTAATGCTTGTGCATATCCCGGCCGATGGCTCCCAGTCCACCGCGGTCTCGATACCGCGCGACGACTACGTCCAGACCGCTGGCTTTCCCGGAGCTGGCTTCATGGCCAAGGTCAAGGAGGCCTACAGCTACGGCTTCGCGGCCGAGCAGTCCACGCTCCTCGCCCAGGGAAAGCCGAACGACGACGCGACGTATCAGTCGGCGCGCGACGCCGGCCGCGCCGCCGAGATCGCCACGGTCTCCCAATTCCTCGGCGGCGTGCAGATCGACCACTTCGTCGAGATCACGATGGTCGCGTTCTACCAGGTGGCCCTCGCCATCCAGCCGATCACGGTGTGCGTCAACCGGGCCACCCAGGACACGTTCTCCGGCGCGGACTTCCGTGCGGGAATGCAGCAGATCAACGCACAGCAGGCGATGTCGTTCGTCCGCCAGCGGCGGGACACCTCCGATCCCACCTACAACTTCACGGACCTCGACCGCTCGCGCCGCCAGCAGGCGTTCATCGCCTCGGTGCTGCACCAGCTCAAGCAGGCCGGGACGCTGACGGACCTGCCGAAGATGGAGGCGGTGCTCGACGCCGTGAGCAAGAACATGGCGATCGACCGCGGCCTCGATCTCCTCGAGTTCTCCCAGCAGGCCAGCTCGCTCAGGGGCGGCAACATCTCCTTCACGACCCTTCCGATCCTCGGCTTCGGGACCTCTCCCGAGGGGGCGTCCATCAACCTTGTCGACGTCGGCCAGATTCGCGCGACCGTGCGAGACCTCCTCGCACCGAAGCCCCCGCAGCCCACGACGCCGCCCCCCGCCATTCCGACCCCGGCCGCTTCGACACCGGCAGCGTCGGCATCGGCCTCGTCGGAGTCGGGGGGCGAGGCCTCGTCCGGCGGGACGGACAGCACAGGGGCGGCCGCGCCGTCGTCGTCCCTGTCGCCGGACGCCGCGAGCACGACGGCGAGCCCCGCCCCCACGACCTACGCGGACTGGCAGGGCCCCCTCCAGGGCGGCGGAATCCCCTGCGTGAAGTAG
- a CDS encoding phosphatidylserine decarboxylase family protein: protein MTLISSSDRVRRWGGWLPEQQDDLEEWISGHRERVEARGEDVPLHPVIVEFQELIASDPVVRLYMTEMIEQVPTSKPYRKRHLTSVDQMLRLINEVLTTAPEFSEGGMVTTPLTAILDWTMGTEAGFAAHRDPRIIAMFRKVLDAWCEFLSSEDSLYVLNTSSSGWMSEKARQVVGMDDYQHDALAEHWGFTSWNDFFARRLTSTARPVAAPDDDKVIVSACESTPYKISSGVQRQSRFWVKGQPYSLEDLLARDESVDQFVGGTVYQAFLSALNYHRWHAPVAGTIVRAYLKDGTYFSEAESEGADAVEASLSQAYLAHVSARAIILIQADDPVIGLMAVIPVGMVEVSSCVIDAEIVPGHHVDKGDELGYFQFGGSTECLVFRPDVIDQFALAALPQPQDPQAPLVRVRSKLATARS, encoded by the coding sequence ATGACCCTTATCTCGTCATCTGACCGTGTCCGACGATGGGGTGGCTGGCTGCCCGAGCAGCAGGACGACCTCGAGGAATGGATCTCCGGCCACCGGGAACGGGTCGAGGCGCGGGGTGAGGATGTTCCCCTGCATCCAGTGATCGTGGAGTTCCAGGAACTGATTGCCAGCGATCCGGTGGTCCGTCTCTACATGACGGAGATGATCGAGCAGGTTCCGACGTCGAAGCCCTACCGCAAACGGCACCTCACGAGCGTTGACCAGATGCTCCGGCTGATCAACGAAGTCCTCACGACGGCACCGGAGTTCAGCGAAGGCGGCATGGTGACCACGCCGTTGACGGCGATCCTCGATTGGACCATGGGAACCGAAGCCGGGTTCGCGGCCCACCGCGATCCGCGCATCATCGCCATGTTCCGCAAGGTTCTGGACGCCTGGTGCGAGTTCTTGAGCAGCGAGGACTCGCTGTATGTGTTGAACACCTCGTCGTCGGGGTGGATGTCGGAGAAGGCGCGGCAGGTCGTCGGGATGGACGACTACCAGCACGATGCCCTCGCCGAGCACTGGGGCTTCACGTCGTGGAACGATTTCTTCGCCCGTCGGCTCACATCGACCGCCAGACCGGTCGCCGCGCCTGACGATGACAAGGTCATCGTCAGCGCCTGCGAGTCGACCCCGTACAAGATCAGCTCCGGCGTTCAACGCCAGAGCCGGTTCTGGGTCAAGGGCCAGCCCTATTCGCTCGAAGACCTGCTCGCGCGCGACGAGTCGGTGGACCAGTTTGTGGGCGGAACGGTGTACCAGGCGTTCCTGAGCGCATTGAACTACCACCGGTGGCACGCTCCCGTCGCCGGAACGATCGTGCGCGCGTACCTCAAGGACGGCACGTACTTCTCCGAGGCAGAGTCCGAGGGGGCCGACGCCGTGGAGGCGAGTCTCTCGCAGGCGTATCTGGCCCATGTCTCGGCCCGGGCGATCATCCTGATCCAAGCCGACGACCCCGTGATCGGCCTCATGGCGGTGATTCCCGTGGGCATGGTCGAGGTCTCGTCCTGCGTCATCGACGCGGAGATCGTCCCGGGCCACCACGTGGACAAGGGCGACGAGCTGGGATACTTCCAGTTCGGCGGCTCGACGGAGTGCCTCGTCTTCCGGCCCGATGTCATCGACCAGTTCGCTCTGGCTGCCCTTCCCCAACCGCAGGATCCCCAAGCGCCTCTCGTGCGAGTTCGGTCCAAGCTCGCGACCGCCAGGTCCTGA